The genomic DNA ATGGTTATTTCATTGCATCTTCGATGGCTTTTGTATTTTCATCGTAACGATCTTGCGGCATTTTGATATAACCGACTTCTTCCGATAAGTCACCTGCATTTTCATTTGTGAATTTAACGAAGTCCGCCACTTGTTTTTTGTCTTTTAATGATTTGTTGTTGACGTACGTGTAGATCTCACGTGAAAGTGGATAAGAAAGATCTTTGATTGTTTCCGGTGTCGGATCAACTGCGTCTTTTCCTTCAGCTGCAAGCGGTACTTCTTTTAACTTATCTTTGTTTTCCGCGTAGTAGGCATAACCGAAGTAACCAATCGCACCTTTTGTTCCTTCGACCCCTTTAACGAGGACGTTATCATCTTCTGAAAGTTGAACATCTTTACGCATATCTTTTTTCTCAAGAACTTTTTCTGAGAAGAAATCAAATGTTCCGGAATCTTTACCCGGGCTGAAGAATTTGATTGGTTCTGCTGGATAAGAAGCATCCACGTCTTTCCATGTCTTCACATTCGGGTCTAACCAAATTTTTTCTAACTGGTCGAGTGTCATTTCTTTGACCCATGTGTTCTCTTTGCTGATTGCGACTGTTAATCCGTCGTAAGCAAGCGCTAATTTCGTATATTCCACACTATTTTTTTCAGCTTCCGCTGCTTCTTCTTCTTTAATTTCACGTGATGCATTTGAAAGGTCTGTTTCACCAACAACAAAACGTTTGAATCCGCCGCCTGTACCTGATACTCCGACCGTGACATCGACGTCTGGTTGTTCGATTGAATACTCTTCACCGACTGCTTCCATGATTGGGAAGACTGTTGAAGATCCATCAATTGCGATCTTTCCTGAAAGATCTGAAGAACTTGAAGAGCCGCCTTTGTCATTTCCGCATGCCGCACCGACTACTGCGATTGACGCTACCGTTGTGATAAGAGCTGTTTTTTTCATCCAAGACATGATTAATTTTCCTCCTCGAAGTATGTCGCTGGTAACGCTACGACTTTATATCCGTTTTCCTTACAAGACTTATACTACCGATGAACTATTAAACCAAAATGAATCCAACGTAAAAGAATTGTAAAGGCGTGTGTTTCTGCGTTTACAAACTCAACTTCATTAGAAAAACAGGTCAATCCATACAAAAAAAAGCGAAGATGAGTTTCCTCATCTTCGCTTCACTAGTTAATTTGGCTTAGTTTGCCATGGAACATCTTTCACATTAAAGTATGCCTTCACTAAATCATGACCAATTTTCGAGTTGACGGTTTCCTGCTCCATATATGGAAGGAACACGGCCCATGCCATCTCTGGATTGTCGTATGGCGCCCAGCCGACTAAGTTCGAGTTCAACGAGCGAACCGGTTGTCCACTTCCATCCCGAAGTGCAATTCCGTCTTCGCCGTAGACGCTGACCTGAGCCGTTCCGGTTTTCGCCGCCGCATCGATGCCGGTTTGGGCAATGATTTTCGCTGTCCCGCGTTCCCCTTTGACAACACGGTGGAATCCTTCACGGACATGATCAATATTCGCTTGACTGACTTCGATCCGGTTTAAATAGTTCGTTTTAAAACTGTAATCGACTTGCTTCGTTCCGTCTTCAATTGAATTCGATGCTAAGACTTCTTTTAAGAAGTGTGGCTGTACACGGTACCCGCCATTTGCCAGTGTCGAAACGTACTGCGCAACTTGGAGTGGTGTAAAGGCATCGTATTGACCAATTACTCGGTCCATTAGGAGCGTGACGCGGTCCGGCGTCCCTTGTACCCCTTTTGCTTCATACGGAAGATCGATTCCCGTTGTCACACCGAGACCAAACTGACTGTAATAGTTCTGCATGATGGCCGCTGCCGCATCGACGCTCGCACCAGCGACACCGTTAGTCGGATAGTTTGCCATCCGCATCGCGATGTTAAACATGTAGACGTTTGACGAACGTTCGAGTGCCGTTAAGTCCGTAATCGGTCCCATATTGACGTACGATCCTTTTTTCGTCCCACCGATTGTAATCGGCGCATCATTGATGACTTCGTTTTGACGGATGACGCCTTCTTGAAGTCCCATTGCGACCGTTGCCCCTTTAATCGTCGAACCGATTTGCAGGGAAGTCAACACGTTATTGATCGCAACATCACTGAATTTATTCGTTGCCGTATCGAGCTTTTGACCAGACATGGCCAAAATCTCACCGGTTTTCGGATTCATGACAACGGCATATCCTTCTTTCAGATAACCGCTTCCCATGCCGCGACCCATTCTGATCGCCTGTTGTAGAATTTGATCGACTTGTTTATTGTATTCCGCATCAACCGTCAGGACGAGATCTTTCCCGGATTCGCCTTCTTCACGATTCGGTTCACCGACCGGTTCACCGTTAAACGTTTCATACACATCGTAAGCCGGTTTTCCACGTAACAGATCTTCATACTGTTGCTCGAGGAATGATGTTCCGACCCGGTCGTTCAGGCTGTATCCTTTTGCCTTGAATTCCGCTTGTTGTTCTGCCGGAATTTTCGAGTACTTCCCGAAGATATTTCGTAACGTTCCTTCATATGGATATGAGCGTTCATAAAACGGCTCAACCGATACTCCTTTTAGATCTTCAAGGTTCTCATCGATAATCGCCATTTCTTTAGCATTCGCTCCTAATTTAACGAGCTGCGGATCAAGGGCATAACCGACTTCCATGTTGTGTTTGATGGCGATGATTTCCATCGTCTTATCATCAAAGTCGATATCTTTTTTCGTAATCGTATCGAGACGGATTTGATCCTGCTCCGAAATCGATAATTTATTTTGTTCTTCCGCATCCGGATAACGTTTTGCTACTGCTTCTTTATACCGGCGATCCGATTCTTCACTGTTAACGGCTACCCAGTAATCTTTCATGTCACGTTCCGTTACTTTCCAATCGTTTTTCGGAAGATTGATGATTGCTGCAAGACGCGAAGCGATTTCAATCCGTTCGTCGACTTTCGTATTTTGGGAACGACGATAGACAATCGAGTATTTCGAGATCGTATCAACTAAAAGCCTTCCGTCCCGGTCATAAATCTTACCACGAGGAACTTCGTATTTCGAAGCAATCATTTCCGTTTTTTGAACTTCCCGTGAAATCTTTTCACCATTTACAATTTGGACAACACCTAAGCGAAAAATTAAAATCGCAAACAATAAAAATACTACAAAAAACATTAAGTTAAGGCGAAGCGGCAGATGATTCCGCCGTTTTCCCTTCACCGTGATTCGTTTCGCCATGGCGTACTCCCCTATCGTTCAAAAAGTCATCTTGTTTCATTATATAGAAGGAAACTTTCCATAACAACCTATCCCATCATTTTCCGCATTAAAAAAACATCGATTCCCGAAATGGAAATCGATGTTTGGATATAACAATTATTTTGCGTCAGCGTAAAGTTTTGCCACGTGATCCCAGTCAACGACGTTAAAGAACGCGTTGATGTAATCAGGGCGACGGTTTTGATAGTTAAGATAATACGCATGTTCCCAAACGTCAAGTCCAAGAATCGGCGTTTTGCCTTCCATGACTGGCGTATCTTGGTTTGGTGTTGAAACGACTGCTAATTTGCCACCGTCAACGATGAGCCATGCCCAACCTGAACCAAAACGTGTTGTAGCTGCTTTTGCAAACTCATCTTTGAAAGCATCAAACGAACCAAATGACTCGTCGATTGCCGAAGAAAGTTCACCAGTTGGTGTTGCACCATCGTTCTTTTTCAAGAGTTTCCAGAAAAACGAGTGGTTCCAATGACCGCCACCGTTGTTACGGACAGCTGTTTGAATGTTTGCAGGAAGTGAATCGAGGTTTTGAAGTAATTCTTCAAGTGATTTTCCTTCGTGCTCTGACCCTTCAAGTGCTGCATTGACGTTCGTGACATACGTATTGTGGTGTTTTGAGTGGTGAATCTCCATCGTACGAGCATCGATATGTGGCTCTAGCGCATCATAAGCGTAGCCGAGTTCTGGTAATTCAAATTTTGACATTTTCATGTCCCCCTTTATCCTATTTTCGGAATTTCAGTACTCTTTAAGACTAGCAAAAATAGTTGGTCAGGCGCAAGCAATGACCCTCAGAAATTACTGTTCGTCACGCGGGGCAAATACAGAGACACCGCCGCCTGGAACTGGGAAGACTCCGAATCCTTCTTCATCAATTACAACCGGTTCTTCCTGGTGGTTCGTATAATCGAACCATTCTTCTCCGGCACGCGTTTCGCCAACGAACATCCGCTTTTCGCACATGTCAGCGTTCGAAAGCAGGACCGCACATCCCGAGTTCGGGAATTCTTCCACACCACGACGGACCCAGCCGACACAATGCGCATCATCCAGATAATCTTCCTGTTCGCCGTATGCTTTATGATAACGCGTATACAACAAGGCATCGATCATCTCTTTTTTACCTTCTACCGGATGTGGTCCTTGGACACCATAGTAGTCTCCGTAGAAGACACATGGATAACCATCTTTGCGTAATAAAACAGAAGCATATGCATGCTGTTTGAACCAGTCATCAATCCATGACTCAAGCGATTCGCCCGGTTGGGAATCATGATTATCAACAAACGTCACGGCATTCGTCGGGTGGGATTCAACAAGTGTATCAGCAAACAACGTCGTTAAATCAAAGTCCTGTCCTTGTTGCGATGCTTCGTGGAATTTATAGTGAAGCGGCACATCAAACAAATCAATTGTATAATCAACGCTGTCTAAGAATTGGCGGCAATCATCCAAATCCGATTTCCAGAACTCACCGACCATATAGAAACCGTCCGGATTGTCTCCAATCATCGATTTGGCGAACTCATTGACGAATTCGTAGTTGATATGTTTGATGGCATCCAAACGGAAACCTTGGCAGTTGATTGTCTCTTTAAACCAATTTCCCCAGTTAATCATCTCTTCACGCACTTCTGGGTGGTTGTAATCGATGTTGGCGAACATCAAATAGTCATAGTTTCCGAATTCATTGTCTACTTGATCGTTCCAATCTTTATTTTTTCCGGAGATCTTAAAGACACCCGTTTTTTCTTCCCGTGCATCAAAATCTGTTCCGTTGAAGAATTCATGTGTCCAAATGAAATCTGAGTACTTACCGTTTCGACCTGGGAACGTAAATTTCGTCCAAGCATCGATTTCAAATTCTTCTGAAATTTCTTGCGAACGGTCTTCCGGATGGACTTCAACAACTTTAATTGTCTCAAGTTCATCTGCCGCTGCCTTATGGTTCATGACGACATCGGCATAAATCGCGATATCATTTTCATGTGCGACTTGAATGGCTTCGATCAGCTCGTCTTTTGTTCCGTACTTCGTGCGGACCGTTCCTTTTTGGTCAAACTCTCCTAAATCATAGACATCGTAAATGCCATACCCTGTATCTTCATCTGATTGTCCCTTTGAAGCGGGCGGAATCCAAACAGATGTGATGCCTGCAGCACGCAGTTCCGGCGCTCTCTCTTTTAAGCGCTGCCAATGCTTCCCATCATTCTCTACATGCCACTCAAAAAACTGCATCATTGTATGGTTACGTTCCATCTCTCTTCGCTCTCCCTTAAATTGCCATAGTATGAATATTATTGTATGAACATTATTACAATATCTTTAATATTCCCCAAGCAACCAAAAATAAACGCACACCCTAAAAAAAGAGTGTACGTTTATACAATGGACCCTGCAGGACTCGAACCTGCGACCGGACGGTTATGAGCCGTCAGCTCTAACCAGCTGAGCTAAGGGTCCTTAAGTAATAGTAGCGGCGGAGGGAGTCGAACCCACGACCTCACGGGTATGAACCGTACGCTCTAGCCAGCTGAGCTACACCGCCATGATGTTTAAAAACGACTAACATTAGATTACTAAAACCAATCTAAAATGTCAATAAATTATCTTAAAAAAGCAAAAAGGAATTTCTATTCAGAAATTCCTCTTCTTTCATGATTTTGTTCACGCTGTTCCAGAACGTTGTTCGAGTACTAAATCCGTAATATTGACGGCATGGTCACCAATCCGTTCTAAATTCGACAGCAAATCTACAAAAATCATGCCGGCTTGACCTGTACATTCGCCTGCGTTGACCCGTAAGACATGATGTTTCCGGAATGATCGTTCGAGTGAATCGAGCTTCCCTTCCAGTTCAAGTACTTGACGCGCCAGCGAAACATCGTCCGTTTCAACGGCTTTAATGGCTGTCCCAACGATTTTTTGGGTCAAGATGTACATTTCATCCAGTTCTTTTTTCGCCTTCTCAGTAAATGTAATCCGATTGACGATTTGGAAATCAACCAGTTCGATGACGTTTTCGACATGGTCACCAATTCGTTCAAAATCGTTGACCGCATGCATGAGAAGTGAGTGACCGTTTGATTCCCGTTCGGACAAGTCATGTGCTGCAACTTTAACAAGATAACTGGTCACTTCTGTGTTCAGATGATTGATGGCATACTCGATTTGACCTGCATCCGAGACATCTTTTTTATCATGCGATTGTGTATAACGATGTGCTTTCCCGAGTGCGTCTTTTGAGAATTCTCCCATTCGCAAGACTTCCAGTTTCGCCTGACTTAAAGCAAGTGACGATGACTGATTCAAGATGTTTTGATCGAGGTGCCGCGGTTTTGAATCGACGGTCGTATCCGTTCCCGGTACGACTTTTTGGACGAGCCAAGCAATTTGCGCGATGAACCAGCACTGAATCAACGTATTGACGACGTTAAATGTTCCGTGGGCAAAGGCAATCTGCATTTTTGGTTCAAGATTAAGCGCTCCTGTAATCCACGTGATAAAACTTGAGAACAGCGGTAAGGCAATCAAGAATAAAATCGTTCCGACAATATTGAAGATCACGTGTGCCGCCGCTGTACGTTTTGCAGCGATTGAAGCACCGAGTGCTGCCAGTACTGCAGTGATCGTTGTTCCGATGTTATCCCCAAACAAGACCGGTAATGCGGCTTTAATATCAATCATTCCACCATCGTATAATTCCTGCAGAATACCGATTGTCGCAGAGGATGACTGAACCAATATAGTAAAGACTGTTCCGACGAACACACCGAGCAACGGACTATCTGACATCGAGACCGTCAAATCACGGAACCATTCACTCGATTCAAGAGGTGCCATTCCGTCACCCATTAATGTCAATCCATAAAAGAGAGCTCCAAATCCAAAGAAGATTTGGCCAATGTATTGAATCCTTTCTTTATTGAAGAAGAAAATCAAGAATGCTCCGATTGCAATCGCAGGGAGTGCCGCTTCCTTCACGTTAAAGCCGATGATAAAAGCAGTGATTGTCGTTCCAATGTTCGCCCCCATGACGACACCAATGGCTTGACGTAAATTCATCAAGCCCGCACTCACTAAACCGACGACAATGACGGTTGTTCCGGATGACGACTGGATCAAGACCGTGACGACAATACCAGCCAAAATCCCGAGAAACGGGTTGGAGGTATATTTATCTAAAATGTACCGCAGACGGTCTCCCGCTGTTTTTTGAAGACCATCTCCCATATACTTAATACCGAATAGGAAAATACCCAGTCCACCGATAAAGGTGAAAATCATTTCCTGTAAATCATAGTTCATCTTGTCATCTCCTCATATACAAAGTGGAATTGATTTGTTCTTAAGAATTCATTATTTCAACCTCCCCTATTATGTAAAGGTCTAGTGAACTTGTAAATAGTTTTTCAGACATTCGATTGTTAAGGTTTTATTAATCTGTACCGATACAGATTAACCCTTTGAATAAAAGGTTTTTCATCAAATTAAATCTTGTTATAAAACAGAAGAAAGAGTGATTTAATTGCATTTTTTAAGTCAACTGATTAATTACTTACAAACTACCCTAATTCCAAACCGAGGATTTTTAAAGACCCGCCTTGCCGATGTATCCCTTTATTTTCGTGGATTAGCATGGATTTCCCTGTGGTCAACAATCATCGATAGTATTTTTCTTCAGCAATCGATTCCGTTCATCATTTGGTTCATCCTGCATTTCATCTTCATTGCAATCGCCATTTTGTTATACCTGTTATTTTTCTCTTATCTAAATCGCTGGTTCATTCAGTGGATTTTGCCAAGACCCTGGGCGTATCGCCAAGTGTTTCCTTATACTGTCGCTGCAAACATCTGGACTTTCCCGATTGGAGTTTTCCTTTACCAATTCGGATATCCGACTTTAGGAGCTGCATTCATTATCATCGGCCATCTCGTTTATTCGCTGACACCACTTCTGCTTGTTCGAAAAAAGAAAAAATCGTCCCGTCCGTCTTCTTGAAATCAGATGAATCACTGGATTTAAGAAAAAAGCGTCCGCCCGGCGACGGATTGACTTTCCACCATTCGTGTTAAACAATTGTAAATGTTCAATTTTCGTTCTTGTTTCTCGATTTTTAGGGAATAGTTCGATATGATAGTACAAGTAGTCATAAACAATCTGGCGTTATGCCACAAAAGGAGATTTTCGATATGCCGAAAATGGTCCATCGCTCTAAGACTCGTCCCGTTCGTGTTGGGGACCTTGTCATTGGTGGAAGTAATGAAGTCATCATTCAAAGTATGACGACAACAAAAACACACGACGTCGAAGCGACTGTCGCTGAAATTTTACGTCTAGAAGAAGCAGGATGCCAAATCGTCCGCGTTGCTTGTCCGGAAGAACGTGATGCGCTCGCACTTGCTGAAATCAAAAGCCGGATCAATATCCCGCTTGTCGTAGATATTCATTTCAACTATAAACTTGCTCTCATGGCGATCGAAGCGGGTGTCGATAAAATCCGAATCAACCCGGGTAACATCGGACGCCGCGAGAAAGTCGAAGCGGTCGTTACGGCAGCAAAAGCGAAAAACATTCCGATCCGGATTGGCGTCAATGCCGGTTCGCTCGAGAAACACATTCTTGAGAAATACGGTTATCCGACAGCTCGCGGGATGGTCGAAAGTGCTTTGCACCACATTAAGATTCTCGAGGATCTTGATTTCCACGATATCATCGTTTCCTTGAAAGCATCTGACGTTCAATTGGCGCTTGAAGCGTATCAGCTCGCTTCTGAATCATTTGATTACCCGCTGCACGTTGGAATCACGGAATCGGGTCCTTTACGGACAGGTTCATTAAAATCAGCTGCCGGTCTCGGTGCGATTCTATCACGTGGTATCGGTAACACAGTCCGTGTCTCCCTTTCTGCCGATCCGGTTGAAGAAGTCAAAGTCGCAAAAGAAGTCTTGAAATCATTTGGTCTTGCTGCAAACGCTGCAACGTTGATTTCTTGCCCAACATGCGGACGGATTGAAATCGACTTAATGGCAATTGCTGCAGAAATCGAAGACTATATCGATAAAATTCAAGTCAACATCAAAGTTGCCGTTCTCGGTTGTGCCGTCAACGGTCCTGGGGAAGCACGCGAAGCCGATATCGGAATTGCCGGCGCGCGTAACGAAGGATTATTGTTCCGTCACGGAGAAATCATCCGAAAAGTTCCAGAAGCAACGATGGTCGAAGAATTGAAAAAAGAAATCGATGCGATCGTTCTCGAAAAAGAAGCGGAAAAAGAAGCCGCAAAAACAAACTAAGCTTAAGTCAAAAGAGCCCTCTTCCTAGAGTGGCTCTTTTTTTCGTCTCCGCTTTTCGATTGTGTTATAC from Exiguobacterium sibiricum 7-3 includes the following:
- a CDS encoding PstS family phosphate ABC transporter substrate-binding protein translates to MSWMKKTALITTVASIAVVGAACGNDKGGSSSSSDLSGKIAIDGSSTVFPIMEAVGEEYSIEQPDVDVTVGVSGTGGGFKRFVVGETDLSNASREIKEEEAAEAEKNSVEYTKLALAYDGLTVAISKENTWVKEMTLDQLEKIWLDPNVKTWKDVDASYPAEPIKFFSPGKDSGTFDFFSEKVLEKKDMRKDVQLSEDDNVLVKGVEGTKGAIGYFGYAYYAENKDKLKEVPLAAEGKDAVDPTPETIKDLSYPLSREIYTYVNNKSLKDKKQVADFVKFTNENAGDLSEEVGYIKMPQDRYDENTKAIEDAMK
- a CDS encoding peptidoglycan D,D-transpeptidase FtsI family protein, whose amino-acid sequence is MAKRITVKGKRRNHLPLRLNLMFFVVFLLFAILIFRLGVVQIVNGEKISREVQKTEMIASKYEVPRGKIYDRDGRLLVDTISKYSIVYRRSQNTKVDERIEIASRLAAIINLPKNDWKVTERDMKDYWVAVNSEESDRRYKEAVAKRYPDAEEQNKLSISEQDQIRLDTITKKDIDFDDKTMEIIAIKHNMEVGYALDPQLVKLGANAKEMAIIDENLEDLKGVSVEPFYERSYPYEGTLRNIFGKYSKIPAEQQAEFKAKGYSLNDRVGTSFLEQQYEDLLRGKPAYDVYETFNGEPVGEPNREEGESGKDLVLTVDAEYNKQVDQILQQAIRMGRGMGSGYLKEGYAVVMNPKTGEILAMSGQKLDTATNKFSDVAINNVLTSLQIGSTIKGATVAMGLQEGVIRQNEVINDAPITIGGTKKGSYVNMGPITDLTALERSSNVYMFNIAMRMANYPTNGVAGASVDAAAAIMQNYYSQFGLGVTTGIDLPYEAKGVQGTPDRVTLLMDRVIGQYDAFTPLQVAQYVSTLANGGYRVQPHFLKEVLASNSIEDGTKQVDYSFKTNYLNRIEVSQANIDHVREGFHRVVKGERGTAKIIAQTGIDAAAKTGTAQVSVYGEDGIALRDGSGQPVRSLNSNLVGWAPYDNPEMAWAVFLPYMEQETVNSKIGHDLVKAYFNVKDVPWQTKPN
- a CDS encoding superoxide dismutase; this encodes MSKFELPELGYAYDALEPHIDARTMEIHHSKHHNTYVTNVNAALEGSEHEGKSLEELLQNLDSLPANIQTAVRNNGGGHWNHSFFWKLLKKNDGATPTGELSSAIDESFGSFDAFKDEFAKAATTRFGSGWAWLIVDGGKLAVVSTPNQDTPVMEGKTPILGLDVWEHAYYLNYQNRRPDYINAFFNVVDWDHVAKLYADAK
- a CDS encoding alpha-amylase yields the protein MERNHTMMQFFEWHVENDGKHWQRLKERAPELRAAGITSVWIPPASKGQSDEDTGYGIYDVYDLGEFDQKGTVRTKYGTKDELIEAIQVAHENDIAIYADVVMNHKAAADELETIKVVEVHPEDRSQEISEEFEIDAWTKFTFPGRNGKYSDFIWTHEFFNGTDFDAREEKTGVFKISGKNKDWNDQVDNEFGNYDYLMFANIDYNHPEVREEMINWGNWFKETINCQGFRLDAIKHINYEFVNEFAKSMIGDNPDGFYMVGEFWKSDLDDCRQFLDSVDYTIDLFDVPLHYKFHEASQQGQDFDLTTLFADTLVESHPTNAVTFVDNHDSQPGESLESWIDDWFKQHAYASVLLRKDGYPCVFYGDYYGVQGPHPVEGKKEMIDALLYTRYHKAYGEQEDYLDDAHCVGWVRRGVEEFPNSGCAVLLSNADMCEKRMFVGETRAGEEWFDYTNHQEEPVVIDEEGFGVFPVPGGGVSVFAPRDEQ
- a CDS encoding Na/Pi cotransporter family protein: MNYDLQEMIFTFIGGLGIFLFGIKYMGDGLQKTAGDRLRYILDKYTSNPFLGILAGIVVTVLIQSSSGTTVIVVGLVSAGLMNLRQAIGVVMGANIGTTITAFIIGFNVKEAALPAIAIGAFLIFFFNKERIQYIGQIFFGFGALFYGLTLMGDGMAPLESSEWFRDLTVSMSDSPLLGVFVGTVFTILVQSSSATIGILQELYDGGMIDIKAALPVLFGDNIGTTITAVLAALGASIAAKRTAAAHVIFNIVGTILFLIALPLFSSFITWITGALNLEPKMQIAFAHGTFNVVNTLIQCWFIAQIAWLVQKVVPGTDTTVDSKPRHLDQNILNQSSSLALSQAKLEVLRMGEFSKDALGKAHRYTQSHDKKDVSDAGQIEYAINHLNTEVTSYLVKVAAHDLSERESNGHSLLMHAVNDFERIGDHVENVIELVDFQIVNRITFTEKAKKELDEMYILTQKIVGTAIKAVETDDVSLARQVLELEGKLDSLERSFRKHHVLRVNAGECTGQAGMIFVDLLSNLERIGDHAVNITDLVLEQRSGTA
- the ispG gene encoding flavodoxin-dependent (E)-4-hydroxy-3-methylbut-2-enyl-diphosphate synthase, which produces MPKMVHRSKTRPVRVGDLVIGGSNEVIIQSMTTTKTHDVEATVAEILRLEEAGCQIVRVACPEERDALALAEIKSRINIPLVVDIHFNYKLALMAIEAGVDKIRINPGNIGRREKVEAVVTAAKAKNIPIRIGVNAGSLEKHILEKYGYPTARGMVESALHHIKILEDLDFHDIIVSLKASDVQLALEAYQLASESFDYPLHVGITESGPLRTGSLKSAAGLGAILSRGIGNTVRVSLSADPVEEVKVAKEVLKSFGLAANAATLISCPTCGRIEIDLMAIAAEIEDYIDKIQVNIKVAVLGCAVNGPGEAREADIGIAGARNEGLLFRHGEIIRKVPEATMVEELKKEIDAIVLEKEAEKEAAKTN